The Astyanax mexicanus isolate ESR-SI-001 chromosome 12, AstMex3_surface, whole genome shotgun sequence genome window below encodes:
- the foxp3a gene encoding forkhead box protein P3a isoform X2 has translation MLHCGAGTSGGRDGSSAQEKQQQQQQQFPYLVKDPQELHRSHLKLTSAQCIITKNTSDKTSKQHLQFSQPRPSVLRKGNQTLPQDLSSQSAQGHWSTPMVCKAEVENNFSVNSSSFEAKSPSTDSASVPGPRLGTAEHHHTQHPQEVLESVLCAKGVCAWPDCKKVFKESTHFHKHLRSEHRPGDKTIEQWTKQSDNVKQIENQLILEKQKLRAMSLHLSSMTSSAESLQNNPSLSLKQTFSPSGSLQAFESVTSLQGSGRVPAEMLPSGHLQIPTSQFIPGLITSIEWYKYTNIRPPFTYASMIRWAILESPEKQLTLNEIYHWFTRKFSYFRHNTATWKNAVRHNLSLHKCFVRVDGGKGSVWTVDEAEFLRRKGQKLQRDQDVSWMPHYMCCF, from the exons ATGCTTCACTGTGGTGCTGGAACAAGTGGAGGGCGGGATGGCAGCAGTGCccaggagaagcagcagcagcagcagcagcagtttccaTATCTGGTTAAAGATCCTCAGGAGCTGCACAGATCCCACCTGAAATTAACCTCAGCTCAGTGCATCATCACTAAG AACACCAGCGATAAAACCAGCAAACAACATCTGCAGTTCAGCCAGCCGAGACCATCAGTGTTACGCAAGGGCAACCAGACTCTACCACAGG ACTTGTCCAGCCAGTCAGCTCAGGGTCACTGGTCCACGCCGATGGTGTGTAAGGCTGAAGTTGAAAATAACTTCTCAGTCAACTCCTCATCTTTTGAAGCTAAGTCTCCCAGCACGGACAGTGCTTCTGTACCAGGTCCCAGGCTGGGCACAGCCGAGCACCACCATACACA ACATCCACAGGAAGTCTTGGAGAGTGTGCTGTGTGCTAAAGGGGTGTGTGCCTGGCCAGACTGTAAGAAAGTGTTTAAGGAATCCACACACTTCCATAA ACATCTACGTTCTGAACATCGTCCTGGGGACAAAACCATCGAACAGTGGACAAAGCAGAGCGATAATGTAAAACAGATTGAGAATCAG CTGATTTTGGAGAAACAGAAACTACGGGCCATGTCTCTACATCTGTCCAGCATGACATCTTCAGCTGAG TCACTGCAGAACAACCCCAGCTTGAGTCTGAAGCAGACATTCAGTCCATCCGGAAGCCTGCAGGCCTTTGAGAGTGTGACCAGTCTTCAGGGCAGCGGTCGAGTCCCAGCTGAAATGCTGCCTTCAGGACACTTGCAGATCCCTACCTCACAATTCATACCGg GACTTATCACCAGCATCGAGTGgtacaaatacacaaacataaGGCCACCATTCACCTACGCCTCCATGATAAGATgg GCAATTCTGGAGTCTCCAGAAAAACAGCTAACCCTAAACGAAATCTATCACTGGTTCACACGCAAGTTCTCCTACTTCCGTCACAACACGGCCACGTGGAAG AACGCTGTCAGACACAACCTCAGTCTCCATAAGTGCTTTGTGCGCGTGGATGGAGGAAAGGGCTCGGTGTGGACGGTGGACGAGGCTGAATTTCTGAGGAGGAAAGGACAAAAATTACAGAG GGACCAAGACGTGAGCTGGATGCCACACTatatgtgttgtttttga
- the foxp3a gene encoding forkhead box protein P3a isoform X1 has product MLDSGDRRWVLNSDLEDHLCEGVKAMLHCGAGTSGGRDGSSAQEKQQQQQQQFPYLVKDPQELHRSHLKLTSAQCIITKNTSDKTSKQHLQFSQPRPSVLRKGNQTLPQDLSSQSAQGHWSTPMVCKAEVENNFSVNSSSFEAKSPSTDSASVPGPRLGTAEHHHTQHPQEVLESVLCAKGVCAWPDCKKVFKESTHFHKHLRSEHRPGDKTIEQWTKQSDNVKQIENQLILEKQKLRAMSLHLSSMTSSAESLQNNPSLSLKQTFSPSGSLQAFESVTSLQGSGRVPAEMLPSGHLQIPTSQFIPGLITSIEWYKYTNIRPPFTYASMIRWAILESPEKQLTLNEIYHWFTRKFSYFRHNTATWKNAVRHNLSLHKCFVRVDGGKGSVWTVDEAEFLRRKGQKLQRDQDVSWMPHYMCCF; this is encoded by the exons ATGCTCGACTCTGGAGACAGGCGGTGGGTTCTGAACTCAGATTTGGAAGATCACTTGTGTGAAGGGGTGAAGG CTATGCTTCACTGTGGTGCTGGAACAAGTGGAGGGCGGGATGGCAGCAGTGCccaggagaagcagcagcagcagcagcagcagtttccaTATCTGGTTAAAGATCCTCAGGAGCTGCACAGATCCCACCTGAAATTAACCTCAGCTCAGTGCATCATCACTAAG AACACCAGCGATAAAACCAGCAAACAACATCTGCAGTTCAGCCAGCCGAGACCATCAGTGTTACGCAAGGGCAACCAGACTCTACCACAGG ACTTGTCCAGCCAGTCAGCTCAGGGTCACTGGTCCACGCCGATGGTGTGTAAGGCTGAAGTTGAAAATAACTTCTCAGTCAACTCCTCATCTTTTGAAGCTAAGTCTCCCAGCACGGACAGTGCTTCTGTACCAGGTCCCAGGCTGGGCACAGCCGAGCACCACCATACACA ACATCCACAGGAAGTCTTGGAGAGTGTGCTGTGTGCTAAAGGGGTGTGTGCCTGGCCAGACTGTAAGAAAGTGTTTAAGGAATCCACACACTTCCATAA ACATCTACGTTCTGAACATCGTCCTGGGGACAAAACCATCGAACAGTGGACAAAGCAGAGCGATAATGTAAAACAGATTGAGAATCAG CTGATTTTGGAGAAACAGAAACTACGGGCCATGTCTCTACATCTGTCCAGCATGACATCTTCAGCTGAG TCACTGCAGAACAACCCCAGCTTGAGTCTGAAGCAGACATTCAGTCCATCCGGAAGCCTGCAGGCCTTTGAGAGTGTGACCAGTCTTCAGGGCAGCGGTCGAGTCCCAGCTGAAATGCTGCCTTCAGGACACTTGCAGATCCCTACCTCACAATTCATACCGg GACTTATCACCAGCATCGAGTGgtacaaatacacaaacataaGGCCACCATTCACCTACGCCTCCATGATAAGATgg GCAATTCTGGAGTCTCCAGAAAAACAGCTAACCCTAAACGAAATCTATCACTGGTTCACACGCAAGTTCTCCTACTTCCGTCACAACACGGCCACGTGGAAG AACGCTGTCAGACACAACCTCAGTCTCCATAAGTGCTTTGTGCGCGTGGATGGAGGAAAGGGCTCGGTGTGGACGGTGGACGAGGCTGAATTTCTGAGGAGGAAAGGACAAAAATTACAGAG GGACCAAGACGTGAGCTGGATGCCACACTatatgtgttgtttttga